A window of the Carassius carassius chromosome 36, fCarCar2.1, whole genome shotgun sequence genome harbors these coding sequences:
- the ccdc61 gene encoding centrosomal protein CCDC61: protein MEVGTVVQEEMKFRGTEFAVKVELAERLLMVEISDVVTADQWRGEFDPAYIEDLTRKTGNFKQFPVFCSMLESAVNKSSESVTLDLLTYSDLELLRNRKAGVVGRPRAQPQSPALSAKRYLILIYTVEFDRIHYPLPLPYLGKPDPAELQREIRALRAELKTLGLRGDHKVSDQETRKLRAELALVRDEKEALAKALDRLQMVGAGSTPGARGLREAVRSLEEQLLKERAKSQRSASKRSQEQRLLLEQLEELRASERALRIRVKSLTTELALLRRGRATPVMSGRSGLRGEGEVHRSLSRERSLTRVGVRARSGSRERMEDRTRRSEERIRRADSSGSRNCITRPSPSPTGSRVPRFDPTAYIQDRQRRQKETEMKNQRKTRRDMLASPSLMERGRSRSREPVPQLVRAGSAGRGRSVSVESRRSRCSSEGSVAEFEELAKPLNSRGRKLAYNGPAVSRGRHTNKKPMCSTPAQRMRAADTSIDTGADLSEIDARLQALQDYMRDLDTGH, encoded by the exons ATGGAGGTTGGCACAGTTGTGCAGGAAGAAATGAAATTTCGAGGGACTGAATTTGCTGTCAAGGTCGAGCTGGCGGAGCGGCTACTAATGGTAGAGATTTCAGATGTTGTTACAGCAGACCAGTGGAGAGGAGAGTTTGATCCTGCCT aTATTGAGGACCTGACCCGGAAAACTGGGAATTTTAAACAGTTTCCAGTATTCTGCAGCATGCTTGAGTCTGCTGTCAACAAG TCCAGTGAATCAGTGACCCTTGATCTCTTGACCTATTCTGACCTTGAGCTTCTGCGGAACAGAAAGGCAGGTGTCGTCGGCCGACCTCGAGCTCAGCCACAATCTCCTGCCCTCAGTGCTAAACGATACCTCATCCTCATCTACACTGTGGAGTTTGACAG gaTACACTATCCTCTTCCACTTCCATATCTGGGCAAACCTGATCCCGCAGAGCTTCAAAGAGAGATCAGAGCTCTGAGGGCCGAGCTGAAAACACTGGGACTGAGAGGAGACCACAAAGTGTCAGACCAGGAAACGCGCAAGCTCCGTGCAGA GTTGGCTTTGGTTAGAGATGAAAAGGAAGCCTTGGCCAAGGCTCTGGATCGTCTACAGATGGTAGGGGCTGGTTCTACTCCTGGGGCTCGTGGGCTCAGAGAGGCCGTGCGTAGCCTGGAGGAACAGCTGCTGAAGGAAAGGGCAAAAAGCCAGCGCTCTGCAAGCAAGAGGAGCCAAGAACAGCGCCTCCTTCTGGAACAG TTGGAGGAACTCCGAGCATCAGAACGGGCTCTACGGATACGTGTTAAAAGTCTGACCACTGAGCTGGCCTTGTTACGACGCGG TCGAGCGACGCCAGTCATGTCTGGTCGAAGTGGTCTCAGGGGTGAAGGAGAGGTCCATCGGTCTTTATCAAGAGAGCGCAGTTTGACCCGTGTGGGGGTAAGAGCGCGCTCAGGGTCGAGGGAGAGGATGGAGGACAGGACTCGGAGGTCAGAGGAGAGAATTAGGAGGGCAGACTCTTCAGGGTCTCGGAATTGCATCACAAGACCTTCACCATCTCCAACAG GGTCGCGAGTGCCTCGGTTTGACCCTACAGCCTACATTCAAGACCGGCAGCGACGCCAAAAAGAAACCGAGATGAAGAA TCAGAGGAAGACTAGAAGGGACATGCTGGCTTCACCATCTCTGATGGAAAGAGGGCGTTCACGCTCCAGGGAGCCCGTTCCTCAGCTGGTGAGAGCAGGAAGTGCTGGCAGGGGGAGGAGTGTGTCTGTGGAGAGCAGGAGGAGTCGGTGCTCTTCAGAAGGATCAGTAGCCGAGTTTGAAGAGCTTGCTAAGCCTCTAAATAGCAG agGAAGGAAACTGGCATATAATGGTCCAGCTGTG tcCAGAGgaagacacacaaacaaaaaaccaaTGTGTAGCACCCCGGCCCAAAGGATGAGAGCAGCAG ACACCTCTATTGACACGGGTGCTGACCTGTCAGAGATTGATGCTCGACTCCAGGCCCTGCAGGACTACATGCGGGACCTTGACACGGGACACTAA